The genomic stretch TagttcagtgtttgcttttattatcCTAGTGTATTTTGTGACATCACTCATCCAGATGACTCTCAATGCCCAGATAGAATTTAAGTGTCCATCTTCATTAAAATTCCTACCTACCTATCAAAAACTCAAATGTTGTCACCTGTGACTCCACCTGTCCCTTGGTTTGGCTTGTGGTGAACTTCTCCCACTTGTCAGAAATACTGGGAACATGGTCCCTGGAAATTAAGGCAACCTTCAAAGCTGTTCCCAGAACATGGACTATTTGCAGAGAATTCAATGGTCTGCTAAGTGTTCTTTAGCACTCTCTTGCCTACAAACTGTTCTGGCTTATTTTACAAACTAGGATTGGGACTTCCCTTCATGTAGAGCAAACCCAGTAGTATgtgatttgttttctccctttgaaaaataagaatttgaGGGCACCAGCTCATTCTGGTGCAGAACAAGCTATACATGCTTTCAGGACACAGTAGGTTTGGTGTCACAGGCAGTACCCATAGCGGCCTCCCTTTGCCAGCAGGAACAGAATGAAGTTATGTctgttcaaaacaaagcagctgtaACAGTCGTGCTGCTTAATACCGAGTAGTGTATATGCTCTTGGTTCGAACACGACTTGGTTCTTTTCACTGACTGCCTATGCATTTAGACATCCTAGTTGTCCCTTGCTCGGGTGACTGCTCGGCAGTGGCATTGGCTGACATAAGATCAGAGGACAGGCATCATGTACAGGATGTGTGCTGTgaaggaaagttttaaaagcaactgaAGGAGAGAAGTTTTGAATGTTGTACCATCTTCTGCAGATgggatgttaaaaataattcctggaCGTTAACTCGGGAACTGAAGCCTATAGTGGTAAACTTGGACTTCcagagaaacaacaaaacagtaTTCAAGTCTACAAATTTTGCAGGATACATAGGCATGGTGTCTGGAGTTAAACCAGTAAGTATGGGGAAGGGGGCTTGTCAATTTGTTAATAATGCTTCAGACTTTCCTTTAAGATgtaaatttttctgctttcatcctTGTCTTGGGATGTTTTTTTAGTAAATGATCTCTTAATTGTTCTGGTACGCAGTATAGCTATTtgaagaaaggcaaaagaaaacaatgctgCACTCTTCCTTGTAAAAGGAGATTGcctaaatgaaatatttgtttggaCAATTCTTAAAACCGATGTAGAATTCTGAATATGAACAGGAATGAATACAAAGTGCTCAAGTGGTTGGAGTTTCTTGCTAGCAAATAGATCCTGCTGTGATCCCAGAGGTGAAACAGCATGCTTGTgctattttaattctttctccaATACTTCCTGGAAAAGGAGTCCTACATTgcaagattttttaatttattttttttaaataggcaCCTGAAATCTAGGTTTTACCTACATCTTAAAAACCAACAGTACCAGAATCTCCAGCTTAGCACAACTCCTCCTTTTCTACATGCTCTGCCACTATCGTCTATTATAGGCAGTCCTTTTCATAGTAGAGCATTTCTGGCTAACTACCTGCATTGTATCCATTTTTGTCTTCTGGCCAAATAACTTGGGAAGAGTCCATTCTGAAAATGATCCAGTGTAGCTgaattctgctttcctctgaaagaAACACTAGCTGAAGACGACTGGGATTTGAGTTTGAATTGTGTGTTGCAAGTAGCCCAGATTGAATTGTGTACAGCTTTATGCCCACGTGAACAGCAATCAGAGTGTATGTAGCACTAGGACTTAAAAATCTGCCTTCAAACTAGAATAGTGTTCAGAGGTTTGAAAAGAAGGTTACATacaacagaggaaggaaaactggTAATTCAGTGATGCAACAAGGACCAAGAGAAAACTGGCCAGAGGCTTGAGTTGCTTAGCATAAAAGCATGGTTTGCTGGATTGCTCTGCCAGGTCAGAAAACTGAATTATCATTTCTACTTGCTCAAGCAGTCATAAATTAGGTTCTTCTCTGCATGGGCTTGATCTCGCAGCCCATTACTCAAAGGGGAAGAGTCTAATGAACAAGAATCCCAATTGGCACATAAATTGCAATGCTGTCCCTTGTTTATTATTGGTATCAATTGGCTGGCGATGGATGCAGGTTGACTTATTTAATGCTTTTCAGGACTTGTTCACTCTGACAATGAATGAGCGTTTCAGTCTTGATGGTGGTTACGTGGGTGAGTAATGctcatttctttcattatttctgtacaAGTTTTTCCAGACCTTGAccagttattttaataaacaggCACACAAACAGTGAAAAGATTCCAGATGAGTAAGATAAACCAGTTCATATTAAAGGCTGTGAAAGTTTGAATAACATGAGTGAACATTGTGAAAACAAATTGTTGTAACCAGTGATATTTTGCAGGAATCTTTGAATGGTTTCTTGGTAGAAGAGATGGCATGTGGATGGGCTTTCTTACAAGAACAGTATTAGAGAATGCTACAAGGTATttctctccccccgccccgaaaTATTCTACTACTTtaatctgctttgctttcagctggCATGAATACTGTAGACATGTGCTTAGTATCTAATGATACAGATCTCTTCCTAGAAGCCTCAACATTAAATAGTTCTGGGTTTGATGGTACTCTAGTCGGGGGGGGAGGCATCACACATGATCCCTTAAAACTCCTCAAATAGTtctctcaattttattttatttttctaattaaccTATTGGTATCTGAATGCATAACAGCATTCTGCATCAAAACACATCCAACAGGTAGTACTGTACTATAGGAAGTAAACACAAACAAAGCTCTCATGCCGTAAACAAACTAGGTGGAATATGACACAGCATGAcattattttattcctgttttaaatgtagaaaaagTGCAAAAGGCCCCTCGCAACAACCACACTTTCAGTACAGAGTGAGTGGAGTAGTTTTGCTTAAGTGCATTCCTTCGTTGCGATACAATCTCCTTGTATGTGCGTGAAAGGGGAAGCAAGGCGTAACTACCCAAACTTTTCCTGGGTCTGTGAAACTCATTCTTCAGTACTTGAACCATTTATAGCGTTTGGTAGTCCAACACCACTTTGTTATCTGCAGCTACCAGGATGCAAAAGACAAACTGGCAAAAACAAGACTGCTGGCTCCAGCTTACTTTATACTGGGTGGAAAAAATTCTGGAGAAGGATGTGTGATAACTCGTTCCAGGACAGCTACTCTGGATATCTGGGAGTGAGTATGCTTGACTCGAGACTTGACTCAGCCTTCCAGAAGAAGACAAGTTCCACCAGTAACTGTGTCCTATGTTTCTTATGACCTCTGTTGTGCAAGAGCTCGCTTCTTTAGCATCATTGAAAAATACCACAGCAAGcctaaaaaaaatctggctgtaTATAGTGTATATAGTATATGTACTTACTATATACTTagagaagcaaaacacaaacataTACCTCTTTTCCAGCCTTGATATCAAGAAAGGCACATGGTACGTGTTAGAAACAAACTACGATCGCTGGAAGCCTCCGCTAATCTTGGATAATCGTAGAACACCTGCAATGAAATGCCTGAACCAGACAATGCAAGAGGTAAACATCCTCCAAACACCTCATCTTGCTGTTTTGAAACTCCCAGGTTACAGTCCTGATCTGACAGAGCCAGGAGCATTCAGGGCATTTGCAAGCACAGCTGCGATGATGACAGAAGTGCCTAACGAGTTTGTGACAATTTGTCTGTGCTTCTGGGTAATAAAGTACCAGGCGGCTCTTTACACAactgttttgtggttttaggCTTTCACTTCATCTAGTGTTTTCTGTGGCTGCATATGCAGGGAGATAAACCTGGAAATACTTTGAGAGAGATTTTAATTGTTTCCTGAGCTGTTTTGTCACCGGTGAAATTCAAACACACGCTGTGAGGCAGCAAACACTGACACTCAGGTGTTCCATGTTGTACTGAGATCTCATCTGCTCAAGTTTTTGCAACCCATGTTCTGATCTCAAGGTGTATGAGTATCGTGTACTCTTAAAGCTTTATCTTATTATCCGATTGAGCAGTAAAAGTTGCAGTTGCCAGTATTTATGCTAACAGGTTAATGTCTGTTAACatcaatatattattttctttcagaacatCTCCTTACCAGCAATTTATGATGTTCTCTCCACAAAGCCTGTCCTCAATAAGGTAACGCTTCTATTTTTGCAGAAAGTGTAGAGTGGGGGGTGAGGGGCAGACCACCAACGCCTGTGCATTGGAGGAGGAGGTCACAGTGGTACATTCAGGGGTTTTTAGGTGAACACATGCAcgtaaaaccaaaccaaatgcCACATTAACTTGTAAAAGCAAAACGTAATTGCTGGAATAGCTGTTTTCCAAAGGCCCTACAGCTTTAAAGCTCTGAGTAGCTGGCTCTGGTTTGAGGCAGCATTTCACTACAGACATCTTAAGGACTCTACTAACCTGAATTAACCTGCGATACATGACCTTACAAGTGGCATCAAACAAGTCAATATACTTCATGGTTTAACACATACTACAGTCACATTCTTCTTGCAACAGAAGATATTTTAGTCTGAAATTGAGGTTTTGgtgtttagggaaaaaaaaaagactaaagagTTGAGAGGAGTTTTTGAATGAGAAGTTTAGTTACTGTGTTCAGCAGAGGCCGCATTTTTGGCTGAGGCCACGAGCTATTCATACTTGCATGTTGTTGACTAAATAAGATAAATGCTCATTTTAGTTGACCTGTTCAGTTAGTATCAGAGACAGTTTTTCACTGATTACTGTAAcgaggctttttcttttttctttttttcttccccctccttcttcctcccacctGCCTATCAGCTGACTGTGTGCACAACGCTGATGGAGGTGTATAATGGCCACACAGAGACTTACCTGCGGGAATGCCCAGACCCCTGTAGTCCTTGGTAGTCCTCTACCTTTCCTACGTTGGAACCTGCTTGTCTGCATTGGAGGTCCTCCAAGGAAAAATACTCCTGGAAAAAGATTCCTCAGCCTAACTCCTTTCTTCAGAAATCTAATAGCTACACAGAAATGTCAATGAGTTTCTAACACTGGAGGACCCTGTCTCACATGGgactttcttgctttctgatgAGCAGTTTTGCTGACAAGAAATATATACTAATATACATCTGGTTTGATTTCAGCCATTTCTACCAAATGAGTTCAGCAGTTAGCTCTAGATCTCTTCAGTCTTTACAGTattcttggtttggtttgttgttcatttgtgtgtttgttattttttgttgtttggttgttggtttttttttaaattaaagtacTTAAGCACACATGAGTTAAAATGGCACCTACCAAGTGTGAAAAAGAATTAGGTATTAGAAGGCCACCTGGGACAGTACAGTTCTGTAATTCTTTTGTATGCACTTAAGATGAAGTGCTAGTGTTCTGGTTCAATATGAGGATATCTCTAAGATGCCCTGCTATAAAATAACCTACACAGTGTCATATCTAGTCACGGAAACAAGGTCTTAGGGAAATATCAAAAATGAGATCTGAGccaaaaaaaatgtcttttcactGATTTATAGATTTTTCTTGGGCTGTTAAcagataaatttttttaatgcagatttttctgttgcatcaaaaaaaataataaatggtaatacaataaatattctTAAGAACTACCTTCTTTCACCAGAGCACACATGCACTGATTTCACACCTCAGTGGAAGTCACCATGCATGTTACATGTCATATGGCAGAAAGGTCATTCACTTCCAAATAGACTGATTTTAACAGTGTCTGAaaaactgcttgttttcttaaacTGACCGTTAAAGCTATTACCGTAACGGGAAGCAGCCAACTACTAATAGTGGTTGGGTTCTTTGGGGGGATTttgattggttggttggttggtgttTGGAAAGTGGGGGAGGAAACCCAAGTCAGCCTACACCTTTGGCCATAATTCAAATGAGGAAAGTAAAGGTCCTTCAGCAGTAGAGGAGGACAGGCACCCAGACACCCTAGGCAGCAGGTGGTGTAGAAGGCAGTAGTTCTGTCTGTGTCACTGGCTGCGACTCAGTTCCCGTGCCCAGTCTTGCGGTTTGTAGCAGGCAAAGAACAGACCCTGGAGGGCAAGCTTAGGGGCTATAGATATGATGGTTTACTTCTTATCTTTTCTTAACCCCCGCAGGAAAGAGGTGCTATTCCATTGAGCCACAAGTTCAGAGTTGCCACTGGCATAAGGGAAGCGTTTGCTGTCTCTCTGGTGTCTGCAGAGATGCTATCGCGTAAGGCATTCTAACTGAAGCCTGCAAATTTGTGGCATCCAGTCACAAAATGATTCTTCACAGCCAGGACATGCGGAGCAGTATTAGTGTAGTGCAGAAGTCCAGAGCAGAGAATACGTCAGTTTTTTGTTCCAATAAAGTAAGGCTactataagattttttttttttttataatttgaaatttaagaAGTCTACAGAAGGGGAAACAAGTTATTGCTCATAAATCTGAGATGCAAAGTCAACTTTCATCCAAGTATGACTGGCTAAGCGTTATTTAGTAttgcttccttttctaaaaGGAATATTAGAAGATAACCTTTAATCATCCCTTGTTTCAGTAACTAGGTTACCAGCTTACAGCAAATGGTAACAGCTCTCCCTCCAACAACACTGGAGGAAGCAGGGACCAAAGGAATACTATTTGCCAAGTAACTTTAGCAGCTGATAAAAAAAACATGGCTTCTGgttgaagaaaattatattctagGCCTTAGAACAATGCCTGTAGTAGCACAGCAAGAAGTCAGTCAAAGGGGTGTAAAGCACTAACACATTGAGAACACATAGAAATCAGCATCCCACTATTTAAGctgacattaaaaagaaagggcTAGTCTAGTTGTACATCTAATTTGGGGGGTGTTTTtcgtgggttttgtttgtttgtgtttttaactGAAGCGTGCAAGCAGAAGCATGTTAGCATGATTTGTACTACCAGAGTCCATTTGTAATCTCAGTCATGAACCCTGAGCCTATGTAAACCGAAATGAACATAGTAGCATGATTTGGATTAGGGAAAAATTCATGTGTAGTGTGAAATGCAGCTTCTGGGGCATTTGATTCATATAAATTGGTTAAACCAAATGAAATGTTACAGTCTGTACTGTGTAGGGCACATCATATACTGCTGAGTTTGCACCTTAATCTGGTAGGGGGTTGTTCagatttatttggaaattaGTTGCATAACAGCCATAATCAAATTactttgtcatttaaaaataagtagtaAGTTTACTTGCTTAATTAGTCCTGTCCCACTTTAGTATATGTGGAGCAAGGCAGTGTAGACTATTTACAGTCATTAACTAATGAGCTTTCGGTATGCCCCTTGTGCAAGACAATCCACATTTCCACACTGGAAATTGTTTTCCAGTTGCAAAAGCCTAGCTAAATCCCACAGACGTCTGTCCAGAGCCCGAATGCTGATGCCTGCCATTGACTGAAATAAagctctttctttaaaaacaaaacccccaacaactATGTCTGACTATCTGCCTTACTATAGGAAAAGGGATGAATGTGATTAATTGCTTATTGATTTAACCTTCATCTGTCAACTCTGAAGGCACTTCTTCTGAGGGTTTTCTCAAGCccaacaaaacatttaattttctcttgttaCAGATGGAGACATCTATTTCTAACAAACATCACTGTACGGCCTccccctgcttctgctgccctAGGCATTGCAATGGGAGCTCAGACCATTTCACTGAGGAAATGTATACGAACTACTTGCAACTTTGGGATTtcatttaaccttttttttttttttaacagaaagatacaaagaacaaaaatgagtATGTTTCTTCATACTCATTTGCTGTACACATAGTTGAGGTACCTCACAAACACTGAGAGGGTGGTCTGATCTAATCTttttagggtgtttttttttcccccaggtcAAGTAAGCAGCcatatgtattttctcttaTGAAGTTTAAATAAGAGATTTACACAGTTTTCCTAGTTCTGTTGTGTAAAATCATCAAATggttgcaaaacaaaaaataatatgtcagcaaaaagacaaacatacttttttattattactgcgTAGTTTAGTTCTATGAAGAACAGCCTCAGTATTGTAGCTTCCAGCAGATTTTTACTGTTAATGATGTAAATAGAGTTAATCCAGTTTATTCTGAACGTGATTAAAGAAGgcagtacaggaaagacaaagCATTTGTTTGGGCGCTggcatttaaatgcaaaaaacgTCAGTTTGCCAAGAAAACGTTACACCTCCACAACTTAAGAAACCCGTGCAGAGAAGCCCCATACCATTTCAGGGGAAGGAAGAATGGCACCTCCTATGTCAAAAAGCCAAACATTGGCAGGACAAGCGAGTCCAGGAAAGGAATTGGATTCTATCAAAATCAGGCAGCAGTTCTGGGACACGCATGTGAGGGAGTTTGCATTCGAGTCAGTTACAAGTTGCTGCTTTGCTTAGAAGCAAAACTCCCGAGCAGCACCTGAAGATGTCCCAGAAAGTATCCAcaaggaaagcagcaagagTAAATAGAAGACTTAAGCTGGTGCACGACTGGCAGTGGACTGACGGGGAGCAGCTG from Balearica regulorum gibbericeps isolate bBalReg1 chromosome 4, bBalReg1.pri, whole genome shotgun sequence encodes the following:
- the ASAH1 gene encoding acid ceramidase — encoded protein: MAGWALLSSAALLVVAQLVWAPDPYGEECRSKTYPPSGPTFKGNVPTYVINLDLPPSKRWDNLMHDKKTELKTVVQNIKDIANTFFPSGKVVDIVDNKIAHLTATLPYPFNEELQGIANSSGIPLGEIVIFNIFYEIFTVCTSIVAEDKTGKLYHARNLDFGLFLGWDVKNNSWTLTRELKPIVVNLDFQRNNKTVFKSTNFAGYIGMVSGVKPDLFTLTMNERFSLDGGYVGIFEWFLGRRDGMWMGFLTRTVLENATSYQDAKDKLAKTRLLAPAYFILGGKNSGEGCVITRSRTATLDIWDLDIKKGTWYVLETNYDRWKPPLILDNRRTPAMKCLNQTMQENISLPAIYDVLSTKPVLNKLTVCTTLMEVYNGHTETYLRECPDPCSPW